The nucleotide sequence TGGGCTGCGGCGAGGGCAGCACCGGGGCTGAGCAGCAGGGCGCTCATGATAACGGCGGCAAATCGGAATACTGTCATGTTGCTCCTGAAAAAAGTGATGGGGTTGCGGGCCCATTGGGAATACAGGTCGACAGAGCCTGCCCTAACATAGCCCAAGGGGCGTGGACAGTCCATGCCCGTGCTGCGCGGCGCACTTGCCTGAACGGCTATTTTCTGCCACAGAAAGGCAGCAATCAATTATAAGGTATAAGGAATTCGTCATGCCAAAAGAACCTACGGCACGGCGCAAGGCGCGTTTTCTGGAAGTGCTGAGCCACCGCCAGCCGGACCTTACGCTGGTGCTTGCCAATATCCACGACCCGCACAACGTCTCGGCCATCTACCGGTCGTGCGATGCTTTTGGCGTAAGCCGCGTGCATCTGTATTACACCAATACGCCCTTTCCCGCGCTGGGGCGCAAAACATCCGCATCCGCCCGCAAGTGGGTGGAAAGCGTGCGCCACAAAACCAGCGCCGACATGCTGGCCGACCTGCGCGCGCAGAACATGCAGGTGCTTGCCACATCTTTTACGGAAAAAGCCCGCCCCATGCGCGAGTGGGACTTTACCCGCC is from Desulfovibrio desulfuricans and encodes:
- a CDS encoding TrmH family RNA methyltransferase — encoded protein: MPKEPTARRKARFLEVLSHRQPDLTLVLANIHDPHNVSAIYRSCDAFGVSRVHLYYTNTPFPALGRKTSASARKWVESVRHKTSADMLADLRAQNMQVLATSFTEKARPMREWDFTRPTAVIMGNEHSGVEPELLAAADGELYIPMYGMIQSFNVSVASAIILAEAARQREAAGMYATPRLDEATLAARLGEWLEK